From Juglans regia cultivar Chandler chromosome 8, Walnut 2.0, whole genome shotgun sequence, the proteins below share one genomic window:
- the LOC108982475 gene encoding uncharacterized protein LOC108982475 yields the protein MRDFNEILCNEEKPGGANKLFSQMERFREALEFCEFSDQGYQGSKFAWSNRRERGEFTKERLDRVLGNNYWPMIFGSTAVQVLPAQTSDHSPLFISCANDEEKERRNVKLFRYEACWSKRQDCKDIIEREWRTSMSGSYSMNDVKGALKRCKDQLRVWAKANGGSQRKQISLKREMIQEMQKLNQGDFNETIKGLHDEVDGILEDEEIRWRQRCPYGFLAGFYQDNWDVIASEVVYAIKEVLSSRRGVVGISETLIALIPKKKHPVLVSEYMPISLCNVLYKIVSKVLANRMRGKKESYMALKLDMSKAYDRIERKFLAAVMKKMGFGEEWSDMIMQCVGPVSYSLLINGSPQNVFHPSRGLRQGDPLSPYLFIPCSEVLGTMLDKAKERGFISGFPFARGSLLVNHLFFANDSLLFCKANVLEWSRLVRLLNFYEVASGQRLNME from the exons ATGagagattttaatgagatactTTGTAATGAGGAGAAACCTGGTGGTGCCaataaacttttctctcaaatGGAAAGGTTTAGAGAAGCTCTCGAGTTTTGTGAGTTCAGTGACCAGGGATACCAAGGATCTAAGTTCGCTTGGAGCAATAGAAGAGAAAGGGGAGAGTTTACTAAAGAAAGGCTGGATCGAGTACTGGGTAATAACTACTGGCCAATGATCTTTGGTTCTACAGCTGTTCAGGTGCTACCTGCTCAAACATCAGATCATTCACCATTATTCATTTCTTGTGCTAATGATGAAGAAAAGGAGAGAAGGAATGTCAAGTTGTTCAGATATGAGGCCTGCTGGTCAAAAAGGCAGGATTGTAAGGATATTATAGAAAGGGAATGGAGGACCTCAATGAGTGGAAGCTACTCAATGAACGATGTAAAGGGTGCACTGAAGAGGTGCAAGGATCAGTTGAGGGTGTGGGCTAAGGCAAATGGTGGAAGCCAGAGAAAGCAAATTAGTCTGAAGAGGGAGATGATCCAGGAAATGCAAAAATTGAATCAAGGGGACTTTAATGAGACAATTAAAGGGCTGCATGATGAAGTGGATGGTATACTGGAAGATGAGGAGATAAGGTGGAGGCAAAGAT GTCCATATGGTTTCTTAGCTGGCTTTTACCAAGATAATTGGGATGTGATAGCTTCTGAGGTGGTTTATGCTATTAAGGAAGTTCTATCTTCAAGAAGAGGTGTTGTAGGCATCAGTGAGACTTTGATAGCTTTAATTCCCAAGAAGAAGCATCCTGTTTTGGTCTCTGAGTACATGCCTATAAGTTTATGCAATGTTCTTTATAAAATTGTCTCTAAAGTGTTGGCAAATAG GATGAGAGGGAAAAAGGAAAGCTATATGGCACTAAAACtggatatgagcaaggcctacGATAGGATTGAGAGGAAATTCTTAGCTGCTGTCATGAAGAAAATGGGGTTTGGGGAGGAGTGGTCTGATATGATTATGCAATGTGTTGGTCCAGTGAGCTATTCCTTATTGATTAATGGCTCACCTCAGAATGTGTTCCACCCATCGAGAGgcttaagacaaggggatcccctaTCCCCTTATCTGTTCATACCTTGCTCAGAAGTTTTAGGCACAATGTTGGATAAGGCTAAGGAGAGAGGCTTCATATCTGGCTTCCCTTTTGCTAGAGGATCTTTATTGGTTAACCACTTGTTTTTTGCAAATGATAGCCTGCTTTTTTGCAAAGCTAATGTTTTGGAGTGGAGTAGGTTGGTCAGGTTGCTGAATTTTTATGAAGTAGCTTCGGGACAAAGGCTCAATATGGAGTAG